A single genomic interval of Zobellia nedashkovskayae harbors:
- a CDS encoding NAD(P)/FAD-dependent oxidoreductase has product MIKTDILIIGAGPTGLFTVFEAGLLKLKCHLIDALPQTGGQCSEIYPKKPIYDIPAFPEILAGDLVTNLMEQIKPFEAGYTLGERAQTLDKQEDGSFIVTTNKGTKHHAPVVVIAGGLGSFEPRKPPIENITDFEDKGVAYIIKDPEVYRDKKVVIAGGGDSALDWAIFLADVASEVSLVHRRNEFRGALDSVEKAAELAKAGKIKLFTEAEVKKLYGDDHLEAVVVKHNDAEKGESYVEVDSFIPLFGLSPKLGPIGDWGLEIEKNAIKVNNAKDYQTNIPGVFAIGDVNTYEGKLKLILSGFHEAAVMCQFAYKLINPGKRYVMKYTTVGGVEGFDGTKKEAKKEVVQSIS; this is encoded by the coding sequence ATGATAAAAACAGATATTCTCATCATAGGCGCAGGCCCAACAGGTCTTTTTACAGTATTTGAAGCAGGCTTGTTGAAATTAAAATGCCATTTGATAGATGCATTACCACAAACAGGTGGGCAGTGTTCGGAAATATATCCAAAGAAACCGATTTATGATATCCCGGCTTTCCCGGAAATTCTTGCAGGAGATTTGGTAACGAACCTTATGGAGCAAATAAAACCATTTGAGGCGGGTTATACTTTGGGTGAGCGTGCTCAAACTTTGGATAAGCAAGAAGACGGTTCTTTTATCGTAACTACGAATAAAGGTACAAAGCATCACGCTCCTGTAGTTGTAATTGCTGGCGGACTTGGTTCTTTTGAACCTAGAAAACCACCTATTGAGAACATTACGGATTTTGAAGATAAAGGTGTTGCTTACATCATTAAAGACCCTGAAGTGTACAGAGACAAAAAAGTGGTTATTGCCGGTGGTGGCGATTCTGCTTTGGACTGGGCTATTTTCTTGGCCGATGTAGCTTCTGAAGTATCTTTGGTACACAGAAGAAATGAGTTTAGAGGAGCTTTGGATTCTGTTGAAAAAGCAGCAGAATTGGCAAAAGCAGGAAAAATAAAATTGTTCACCGAAGCTGAGGTGAAGAAACTATATGGCGATGATCATTTAGAGGCAGTTGTTGTTAAGCATAACGATGCCGAAAAAGGAGAGAGCTATGTTGAGGTAGATAGTTTTATTCCGTTATTCGGTCTTTCTCCAAAATTAGGGCCAATCGGTGATTGGGGTCTAGAGATTGAGAAAAATGCTATCAAGGTAAACAACGCTAAAGATTACCAAACAAACATACCGGGAGTTTTTGCTATTGGAGATGTAAATACATACGAAGGCAAATTAAAACTGATTTTATCAGGTTTCCATGAGGCTGCGGTAATGTGTCAGTTTGCGTATAAATTGATAAATCCAGGTAAAAGATACGTTATGAAATACACCACTGTAGGTGGAGTAGAAGGATTTGACGGTACAAAGAAAGAGGCCAAAAAAGAGGTCGTTCAAAGTATTTCTTAA
- a CDS encoding homocysteine S-methyltransferase family protein, producing the protein MKNIREILKERILVLDGAMGTMLQRYKFTEEDFRGERFKDWKSPVQGNNDLLSLTQPEAIAEVHRKYFAAGADIVETNTFSSTTIAMADYGMEELVYDLNFESARIAKEVADEFTAKEPNKPRFVVGSLGPTNKTASMSPDVNDPGYRAVSFDELRIAYKQQVEALLDGGVDMLMVETIFDTLNAKAALFAIEEVKEERNIDVPIMVSGTITDASGRTLSGQTAEAFLISVSHIPILSVGFNCALGADQLVPHLEVLSTKTEHAVSAHPNAGLPNAFGEYDETPEQMAAQIKEYVEKGLVNIVGGCCGTTPEHIKEIADLVKKYDPRSLPVTGQ; encoded by the coding sequence ATGAAAAATATTCGAGAAATATTAAAGGAACGCATACTAGTGTTAGATGGTGCCATGGGTACGATGTTGCAACGCTATAAATTTACCGAGGAAGATTTTCGCGGTGAGCGTTTTAAGGATTGGAAATCTCCGGTACAGGGTAATAATGATTTATTATCCCTAACACAACCGGAAGCTATAGCAGAGGTGCATAGAAAGTACTTTGCTGCGGGAGCGGATATAGTTGAAACCAATACGTTTTCTAGTACAACAATCGCCATGGCAGATTACGGTATGGAAGAATTAGTGTACGACTTGAATTTTGAATCTGCGCGGATTGCTAAGGAAGTTGCAGATGAATTTACGGCCAAAGAACCTAATAAACCGCGCTTTGTTGTGGGAAGTTTAGGGCCTACTAATAAGACGGCAAGCATGTCTCCTGATGTTAATGATCCTGGTTATAGGGCTGTTTCTTTTGATGAGTTAAGAATTGCTTATAAACAACAAGTAGAAGCCTTGTTAGATGGCGGAGTAGATATGTTGATGGTGGAAACTATTTTTGACACATTGAATGCGAAAGCCGCATTATTTGCCATAGAAGAAGTAAAAGAAGAACGTAATATAGATGTGCCTATAATGGTAAGCGGGACAATAACAGATGCTTCTGGTAGAACCTTATCAGGACAGACGGCCGAAGCATTTTTGATTTCTGTTTCGCATATTCCAATTTTATCCGTTGGTTTTAATTGTGCATTAGGAGCAGACCAATTGGTGCCACATTTAGAAGTGTTGTCTACTAAAACGGAGCATGCTGTTTCAGCTCACCCTAATGCCGGTTTACCAAATGCTTTTGGAGAATATGATGAAACGCCGGAACAAATGGCGGCGCAGATAAAAGAATATGTAGAAAAAGGTTTGGTCAATATCGTTGGTGGATGCTGCGGTACTACACCGGAACATATTAAGGAAATTGCTGATTTGGTAAAAAAGTATGATCCAAGGTCGTTACCCGTTACCGGACAATAA
- the metH gene encoding methionine synthase gives MSNNSNIPARYLKLSGLEPLVLSAESNFVNVGERTNVAGSKRFLRLIKERKFEEALDVARDQVEGGAQIIDINMDDGLIDGKEAMVKFLNLVIAEPDISRVPIMIDSSKWDIIEAGLQVVQGKCVVNSISLKEGEEEFINHAKLVKRYGAAVIVMAFDEVGQADNYDRRIEISKRSYDILVDQVGFAPEDIIFDLNIFPVATGMDEHKLNAIDFIKATKWVRDNLPHASISGGVSNVSFSFRGNNPVREAMHSVFLYHAIKAGMNMGIVNPTMLEIYDDIPKDLLERVEDVILNRRDDATERLLDFAESVVGKAKESKVDLSWREEPLQNRITRALVKGVDQFILEDIEEARVAADKPIEVIEGNLMAGMNVVGDLFGSGKMFLPQVVKSARVMKKAVAYLLPYIEEEKLKNPQVGDDKGNGKILMATVKGDVHDIGKNIVSVVLACNNYEIVDLGVMVPPEKIIAAAIEHNVDVIGLSGLITPSLDEMVHLAKEMERKNFKLPLLIGGATTSKAHTAVKIDPQYSEAVVHVNDASRAVTVVGDLLKKETSATYKKTIKEDYDVFREKFLSRTQKKEYKTIEASRDNRFKIDWNATEIVKPKQLGIQVIEEVDLEKLVPFIDWTPFFRSWELHGKYPDILSDEIVGEQATELFADAKQMLNDILKGKKLTGKGVFGLFPANTLANHDDIEVDVEDGQETKKYTFRTLRQQLKRREGVPDYALSDFIAPKETGKEDYVGCFCVTTGFGTDELADKYRENLDDYNSILVKALSDRLAEAFAEYLHKEVRIKYWGYAANEHLKNDELIDEKYKGIRPAPGYPACPDHLEKVTLWDMLKVEERIGVKLTDSLAMWPASSVSGYYFGNEQARYFGLGKIKEDQVSDFAERKGITLEKATKWLAPNIADD, from the coding sequence ATGAGTAATAACTCAAACATACCAGCAAGATATCTTAAACTTTCAGGTTTAGAACCTTTGGTACTCTCTGCTGAAAGCAATTTCGTGAATGTGGGAGAACGAACCAATGTTGCCGGTTCAAAGCGTTTTTTACGCCTCATTAAAGAACGAAAGTTCGAAGAAGCATTAGACGTTGCTAGAGATCAAGTAGAAGGTGGAGCCCAAATCATCGATATTAATATGGATGATGGTTTGATCGATGGTAAAGAAGCCATGGTCAAGTTTTTGAACCTGGTTATTGCTGAACCGGATATTTCTAGGGTGCCTATTATGATAGATAGCTCAAAATGGGATATTATTGAGGCAGGTCTTCAAGTGGTTCAGGGTAAGTGCGTGGTAAACTCCATCAGTTTAAAAGAAGGTGAAGAAGAATTTATCAATCACGCTAAATTAGTAAAGAGATACGGTGCAGCGGTTATTGTAATGGCGTTTGACGAAGTTGGTCAGGCCGATAATTATGATAGAAGAATTGAGATTTCTAAAAGATCTTATGATATACTAGTAGACCAAGTTGGTTTTGCACCGGAAGACATCATTTTTGACCTTAATATATTTCCTGTAGCAACAGGAATGGATGAGCATAAATTAAATGCCATCGATTTTATAAAAGCTACCAAATGGGTACGGGACAATTTGCCTCATGCTAGTATTAGTGGTGGGGTAAGTAATGTTTCGTTTTCGTTTAGGGGGAATAATCCCGTACGTGAGGCCATGCATTCTGTGTTCCTGTACCACGCTATTAAAGCAGGTATGAATATGGGTATTGTCAACCCAACCATGTTGGAGATTTATGATGACATTCCAAAGGATTTATTAGAGCGTGTAGAAGACGTAATTCTTAATCGTAGAGATGATGCTACGGAAAGGTTATTGGATTTTGCAGAATCTGTTGTGGGTAAGGCTAAAGAAAGCAAGGTAGATCTTTCATGGCGCGAGGAGCCTTTGCAGAATAGAATTACGAGAGCTTTAGTAAAAGGAGTAGATCAATTTATATTAGAAGATATTGAGGAGGCTCGTGTTGCAGCAGATAAGCCTATTGAGGTTATTGAAGGCAATTTAATGGCCGGTATGAACGTGGTAGGTGACCTTTTTGGAAGCGGAAAAATGTTTTTGCCGCAGGTGGTAAAATCGGCACGTGTAATGAAAAAAGCGGTTGCGTATTTGCTACCTTATATTGAAGAAGAAAAATTAAAAAACCCTCAGGTCGGAGACGATAAGGGGAATGGTAAGATTTTGATGGCCACTGTAAAAGGAGATGTTCATGATATTGGTAAAAATATTGTGAGCGTAGTTTTGGCCTGTAACAATTACGAAATTGTTGACTTAGGTGTCATGGTGCCACCAGAAAAAATAATTGCGGCGGCTATTGAGCATAATGTAGATGTAATTGGTCTTAGCGGACTTATTACACCTTCTCTTGATGAGATGGTGCATTTGGCTAAAGAGATGGAACGGAAGAACTTTAAACTGCCTTTGCTTATTGGTGGGGCAACTACCAGTAAGGCTCATACGGCAGTAAAAATCGATCCACAATATAGTGAGGCCGTTGTGCATGTAAACGATGCTTCAAGAGCGGTTACCGTAGTGGGTGATCTGTTGAAAAAAGAAACTTCGGCTACGTATAAAAAAACTATCAAAGAGGACTATGATGTTTTCAGAGAGAAGTTCTTGAGCCGTACTCAGAAGAAAGAATATAAAACTATTGAGGCCTCTAGGGATAATAGGTTTAAAATTGATTGGAACGCTACTGAAATTGTAAAGCCTAAGCAGTTAGGTATTCAAGTTATTGAAGAGGTAGACCTTGAAAAATTGGTTCCTTTTATAGATTGGACTCCATTTTTTAGAAGTTGGGAGCTACACGGTAAATATCCAGATATATTGTCGGATGAGATAGTTGGTGAACAGGCTACTGAGCTTTTTGCTGATGCAAAACAAATGTTGAATGATATTCTTAAGGGTAAGAAATTAACGGGCAAAGGGGTTTTTGGACTCTTTCCGGCCAATACCTTAGCCAATCATGATGACATTGAAGTAGATGTTGAGGATGGTCAGGAAACTAAAAAGTATACGTTTAGGACCTTACGCCAGCAATTAAAAAGACGTGAAGGTGTACCCGATTATGCCTTATCGGATTTTATTGCTCCAAAAGAAACGGGAAAGGAAGATTATGTAGGTTGTTTTTGTGTAACCACAGGTTTTGGTACCGATGAATTGGCCGATAAGTATCGCGAAAACTTAGATGATTACAATTCCATTTTAGTAAAAGCATTAAGTGATCGTTTGGCAGAAGCATTTGCTGAGTATTTGCACAAAGAGGTTAGGATTAAATATTGGGGCTACGCCGCTAATGAACATCTGAAAAATGACGAATTAATTGACGAAAAATACAAAGGTATTCGTCCTGCGCCAGGGTATCCGGCTTGTCCTGATCACCTAGAAAAGGTAACGCTTTGGGATATGCTTAAGGTAGAGGAACGAATAGGAGTAAAACTCACCGATAGTTTAGCCATGTGGCCTGCATCATCGGTTTCTGGATATTATTTTGGAAATGAGCAAGCTAGATATTTTGGTTTAGGTAAAATTAAGGAGGATCAAGTATCCGATTTTGCAGAAAGAAAAGGTATTACTCTGGAAAAGGCTACCAAGTGGTTGGCTCCCAATATTGCAGATGACTGA
- the metF gene encoding methylenetetrahydrofolate reductase [NAD(P)H]: MKITDHIKKAKDKTLFSFEIIPPVKGHQIQQLYDNIDPLMEFNPPFIDVTTSREEYVYLERDGLLDKKLTRMRPGTVGICASIKHKYDVDTVPHVLCGGFTKEETEYLLVDCHYLGIDNIMALRGDAMKDEKYFQPTKGGHAYAVDLVKQVHELNCGNYLHDTVDSDNCADFCIGVAGYPEKHLESPSLKSDLRRLKEKVDAGADYVVTQMFFDNQKYFEFVDAAKKMGITIPIIPGIKPIAVKRHLQLLPQVFRIDLPQDLIDAVDDCSSNKDVRKVGVEWAIQQSKELKAAGVPVLHYYSMGKSDNIKAIAEQLF; the protein is encoded by the coding sequence ATGAAAATAACGGACCACATAAAAAAAGCAAAGGACAAAACTTTATTTTCCTTTGAAATTATACCACCGGTTAAAGGGCACCAGATACAACAGCTTTACGATAACATTGATCCTTTAATGGAGTTCAATCCTCCGTTTATTGATGTGACTACTTCCCGTGAGGAGTACGTTTACTTGGAACGTGACGGATTGTTAGATAAAAAGCTGACACGTATGCGTCCTGGTACTGTGGGAATTTGTGCATCTATAAAACATAAGTATGATGTAGATACCGTGCCACACGTGCTTTGTGGTGGGTTTACGAAAGAGGAAACAGAGTATTTATTAGTGGATTGTCATTACTTAGGTATTGATAATATTATGGCATTGCGTGGTGATGCCATGAAAGATGAAAAATATTTTCAGCCAACAAAAGGCGGGCATGCTTATGCTGTAGACTTAGTAAAACAGGTACATGAATTAAACTGTGGTAATTATTTACACGATACGGTAGATAGTGATAATTGTGCAGATTTCTGTATTGGTGTGGCAGGATACCCTGAAAAACATTTGGAATCTCCTTCTTTAAAATCAGATTTAAGAAGACTGAAAGAAAAAGTAGATGCCGGTGCCGATTACGTAGTAACCCAGATGTTTTTTGATAACCAGAAGTATTTTGAGTTTGTAGACGCGGCCAAGAAAATGGGCATTACCATTCCTATTATACCGGGTATTAAGCCAATTGCAGTTAAAAGGCATTTGCAATTATTGCCACAGGTCTTTAGAATAGATTTGCCGCAGGACCTTATTGATGCTGTTGATGATTGCTCTTCTAACAAAGATGTGCGCAAGGTTGGAGTAGAATGGGCTATACAGCAGTCTAAAGAGTTGAAAGCTGCGGGCGTGCCCGTATTGCACTATTATTCAATGGGTAAATCTGATAATATTAAAGCGATTGCAGAGCAGCTTTTTTAG
- a CDS encoding acyloxyacyl hydrolase codes for MCVGYCFSQETDRLNSYTFEADQFYGSIILHNPDISHLIKGHPAGLILAYNRKTYGLEEWQQLYNYPDLGGSFIYQNTNSSVLGEAYAVYAHFNFYFLKRNLQFRVAQGLAYMTNPYDRETNFRNNAYGTRILSSNYVMLNYHKENIYKGLGFKAGISIMHFSNANVKAPNTSTNTFAFTAGLTYTLEGKDTEYILREKVRVTEPIKYNLIFRAGVNQSDNIGHGQYPFYIFSGYADKRLGRRSAIQLGADVFFSNFLKELIEYQTIAFPENNIDPDTDFKRVGIFVGHELFINKLSIGTQLGYYVYYPFDFEGKVYNRVSLKRYFGKKVFGVVSLKSHGAAAEAVEFGIGVRL; via the coding sequence ATGTGTGTTGGATATTGCTTTTCGCAAGAAACCGACAGACTTAACAGTTATACGTTTGAAGCGGACCAGTTTTACGGTTCCATTATCCTGCACAATCCGGATATTTCTCATTTAATTAAGGGTCACCCTGCGGGTCTTATATTGGCCTACAACAGAAAGACCTATGGTCTTGAAGAATGGCAACAGTTGTACAACTATCCAGACTTGGGAGGTTCCTTTATCTACCAAAACACCAACAGTTCTGTTCTGGGGGAGGCCTATGCTGTATATGCACATTTTAATTTTTACTTTTTAAAACGAAATCTTCAATTTAGAGTAGCGCAAGGTTTGGCATATATGACCAACCCTTATGACCGGGAGACCAATTTTAGGAACAATGCCTATGGTACTAGAATATTGAGCTCTAACTATGTAATGCTAAATTATCACAAAGAGAATATTTATAAGGGTCTAGGTTTTAAGGCCGGTATTTCTATTATGCATTTCTCAAATGCAAACGTAAAGGCACCTAATACCTCTACCAATACTTTTGCTTTTACTGCAGGATTGACATATACTTTAGAAGGTAAAGACACAGAATATATACTGCGAGAGAAGGTGAGGGTCACCGAGCCAATTAAATATAATCTTATTTTTAGAGCAGGAGTAAACCAAAGTGATAATATAGGTCATGGCCAGTATCCATTCTATATTTTCTCTGGTTATGCAGATAAGCGGTTAGGCCGTAGAAGTGCCATTCAGTTAGGTGCAGATGTTTTTTTTAGTAACTTTTTAAAGGAGCTCATAGAGTATCAAACCATTGCATTTCCAGAAAATAATATTGACCCAGATACCGATTTTAAACGGGTGGGCATCTTTGTAGGTCACGAACTTTTTATCAATAAACTTTCTATAGGAACCCAATTGGGTTACTATGTGTATTACCCTTTTGATTTTGAAGGAAAGGTATATAACCGTGTTAGTTTGAAACGTTATTTTGGAAAGAAAGTGTTTGGCGTTGTAAGCCTAAAGTCACATGGCGCTGCAGCGGAAGCTGTTGAATTTGGAATAGGCGTTAGATTGTAA
- a CDS encoding head GIN domain-containing protein gives MVRELKNRESRTTLLGVGAVMRMSRFFVMLCGIVLFFSCNGENASDCFQNTGDIVREEVAVDDFTKITVFENVTLIVKQGAVQKVEIETGSVLRNEVTAEVVDGRLLLRDTNDCNYFRDYGVTKIYVTSPNITEIRSSTGWPITSDGVLGYSRLTLLSESFADPEAQTTDGEFDLEVDTETLSVVVNGIAYFKLKGATDNLSLTVAAGDSRIDAADLLAQNVTLNHRGSNDMFVNPQQSIKGVIRGVGDVFSSNQPAEVDVEELYKGRLVFE, from the coding sequence ATGGTAAGAGAATTAAAAAACAGAGAAAGCAGAACCACACTTTTAGGTGTTGGTGCGGTTATGCGTATGTCTCGTTTTTTTGTAATGCTGTGTGGTATTGTTTTGTTCTTTTCGTGCAACGGAGAAAATGCTTCGGACTGTTTTCAGAATACGGGTGATATTGTTCGTGAAGAAGTCGCTGTTGATGATTTCACCAAGATTACGGTTTTTGAAAACGTTACGTTAATCGTAAAACAGGGAGCAGTACAGAAGGTTGAAATTGAGACCGGAAGTGTATTACGAAACGAAGTTACTGCAGAGGTTGTAGATGGACGTTTGCTTTTACGGGATACCAATGATTGCAATTACTTTAGAGATTATGGTGTTACAAAAATCTATGTAACCTCACCTAATATTACCGAGATACGTAGTAGTACAGGCTGGCCCATTACGAGTGATGGTGTCTTGGGATATTCACGGTTAACACTCTTGTCAGAAAGTTTTGCCGATCCAGAAGCGCAAACTACAGATGGGGAATTTGATTTAGAAGTAGACACTGAAACCTTGAGCGTAGTGGTGAATGGTATAGCTTATTTTAAATTGAAAGGTGCTACAGATAACTTAAGCTTGACTGTAGCAGCGGGAGACTCGCGAATTGATGCTGCAGATTTATTAGCTCAAAACGTGACACTAAATCACAGAGGCTCAAATGATATGTTCGTTAACCCGCAGCAGTCTATAAAAGGTGTAATTCGTGGAGTTGGTGATGTTTTTAGTTCAAACCAACCTGCGGAAGTTGATGTGGAAGAGTTGTATAAAGGGCGATTGGTGTTTGAGTAA